A single Pseudanabaenaceae cyanobacterium SKYG29 DNA region contains:
- a CDS encoding PIN/TRAM domain-containing protein: MIDTVIIVSFILAGAGTGFHGVDLLPWQLLVDVNVQGLRWVALGFGSFIGLVVGLFTQTGYRRLEAEIRAMPVDVLISRAIGLVVGLLLANLMLAPLFLVPIPEGFEFFKPLAAILVSIVFAYTGMTLSDAHGRSLLRLINPGSLESTLLAEGTLKSATSKILDTSCVIDGRIEGLVSTGFLEGQLLVPQFVIQELQTIADSANDQKRLRGRRGLDILNNLRAMYRDRVVIHPANYEEIPTVDAKLVRLAQELNATLITTDFNLNKVACLHQVNVLNINDLAQCLRPSYLPGDSLHLKIIREGKEASQGVGYLEDGTMVVVEDGRGYVGKQLDVVVTSALQTSAGKMIFARPEVIPV; this comes from the coding sequence ATGATTGATACAGTCATTATCGTTTCCTTTATTTTGGCAGGAGCAGGGACGGGCTTTCATGGCGTGGACCTGTTGCCCTGGCAGTTACTGGTGGATGTCAATGTGCAGGGGTTGCGCTGGGTAGCCCTGGGCTTTGGTTCCTTTATCGGTCTTGTGGTAGGGCTGTTTACCCAGACTGGTTACCGCCGCCTGGAGGCAGAAATCCGCGCAATGCCCGTCGATGTGTTGATTAGCCGTGCCATTGGCTTGGTCGTGGGTCTACTGCTGGCTAATTTGATGCTAGCCCCTCTTTTCCTAGTACCGATTCCTGAAGGGTTTGAGTTCTTTAAGCCCCTAGCGGCAATCTTGGTGAGCATTGTCTTTGCCTATACAGGCATGACGCTCTCCGATGCCCATGGACGATCGTTACTACGCCTGATCAATCCTGGGAGTCTGGAAAGTACACTGCTGGCGGAAGGTACCCTTAAGTCCGCAACCAGTAAAATCCTAGACACTAGCTGTGTAATTGATGGCAGAATTGAGGGCTTAGTCAGCACAGGTTTCTTGGAAGGACAATTGTTGGTACCCCAGTTTGTTATTCAAGAGCTGCAGACAATTGCTGACAGTGCCAATGACCAGAAGCGGTTGCGGGGACGCAGGGGCTTGGACATTCTCAACAATCTGCGGGCGATGTATCGCGATCGGGTGGTGATTCACCCTGCCAATTATGAGGAAATCCCCACGGTGGATGCTAAATTGGTGCGGTTGGCGCAGGAGTTGAATGCCACTTTGATTACTACTGACTTTAATCTCAACAAGGTGGCTTGTCTGCACCAGGTGAATGTCCTCAATATCAACGACCTTGCCCAGTGTCTGCGTCCTAGCTATCTGCCAGGGGATAGTCTGCATTTGAAAATCATTCGTGAAGGCAAGGAAGCTAGTCAGGGTGTAGGCTACTTGGAAGATGGCACGATGGTAGTAGTAGAAGACGGTCGGGGTTATGTGGGCAAGCAGTTGGATGTGGTAGTCACCAGTGCTCTACAAACCTCGGCAGGTAAGATGATTTTTGCTCGCCCTGAAGTAATTCCCGTCTAG
- the gnd gene encoding decarboxylating NADP(+)-dependent phosphogluconate dehydrogenase, translated as MSKQSFGLIGLAVMGENLALNIERNGFPIAVYNRSREKTDTFLATRAQGKNVKPTYSLQELVDSLERPRKILIMVKAGAPVDAVINELKPLLEPGDILIDGGNSLYTDTDRRTAELEAAGLQFIGMGVSGGEEGALNGPSLMPGGQKTAYEAIAPIVTKIAAQVDDGPCVTYIGPGSAGHYVKMVHNGIEYGDMQLIAEAYDLLKTGLGMGASELHDTFAAWNQTELSSFLIEITADIFTKMDEDGTPLVEKILDKAGQKGTGKWTVESAFDLGVPIPTMIAAVTARVISSYKEDRVAASKVLTSYTTGKYTGDRQEFINAVRDALYCSKICSYAQGMALLATASREMHYNFNLSEIARIWKGGCIIRAGFLNLIKEAFQRNPNLPNLLLDEHFKDSILSKEKAWRQVVMTAAQIGIPVPAFSASLDYFDSYRRDRLPQNLTQAQRDYFGAHTYERIDREGVFHTEWTKK; from the coding sequence ATGAGCAAGCAGAGTTTTGGCTTAATTGGGCTAGCGGTGATGGGGGAAAATCTCGCCCTCAACATTGAGCGCAACGGCTTCCCTATCGCTGTCTATAACCGTAGTCGGGAGAAAACCGATACCTTCCTAGCTACCCGCGCCCAGGGAAAAAATGTCAAACCCACCTACTCATTGCAGGAACTGGTAGATAGTCTGGAACGCCCCCGCAAAATTCTAATTATGGTGAAGGCTGGTGCTCCTGTCGATGCTGTTATCAATGAATTAAAACCGCTGTTAGAGCCAGGGGATATTTTGATTGATGGGGGTAATTCTCTCTATACAGATACTGACCGCCGCACAGCGGAACTAGAGGCAGCTGGATTGCAATTTATTGGCATGGGAGTCAGTGGCGGGGAAGAAGGTGCCCTCAACGGTCCCAGTTTGATGCCTGGAGGACAAAAAACTGCCTATGAAGCAATCGCACCGATCGTGACGAAAATAGCTGCCCAAGTGGATGACGGTCCCTGTGTCACCTACATTGGTCCAGGGAGTGCCGGTCATTACGTAAAGATGGTGCACAATGGCATTGAGTACGGGGACATGCAACTGATTGCCGAAGCCTATGACCTACTAAAGACGGGTTTGGGCATGGGAGCAAGTGAACTCCACGATACTTTTGCTGCCTGGAACCAAACGGAGCTATCTTCTTTCTTGATTGAAATTACAGCGGACATCTTTACTAAAATGGATGAAGATGGGACACCGCTGGTGGAAAAAATATTAGACAAAGCCGGACAAAAAGGCACAGGCAAATGGACAGTAGAGAGTGCTTTTGATTTGGGTGTGCCTATTCCTACAATGATTGCGGCGGTGACAGCGCGGGTGATTTCTTCCTACAAAGAAGACAGAGTTGCTGCTAGTAAGGTTCTCACTTCTTACACCACAGGCAAATACACAGGCGATCGGCAGGAATTTATCAATGCTGTTCGGGATGCTCTATACTGTTCTAAAATTTGCTCCTATGCTCAAGGGATGGCACTGTTAGCTACTGCTTCGCGGGAGATGCACTATAACTTCAATCTCAGTGAAATTGCCCGCATTTGGAAGGGTGGTTGTATCATTCGGGCAGGCTTTTTGAATTTGATTAAGGAGGCATTCCAACGTAATCCCAATCTGCCCAATTTGCTCCTAGATGAACACTTTAAGGATTCTATTTTGAGTAAGGAAAAAGCTTGGCGGCAGGTAGTGATGACGGCTGCCCAAATTGGTATTCCCGTGCCTGCTTTTAGCGCCTCTTTGGATTACTTTGACAGCTATCGCCGCGATCGGTTACCACAAAACCTCACCCAAGCCCAGCGGGATTACTTTGGTGCTCACACCTACGAACGTATCGATCGAGAGGGTGTCTTCCATACGGAGTGGACGAAAAAATAA
- a CDS encoding TIGR00266 family protein, with product MVFTTDERADYEFRIEHSPAYASLIVNLKANQKIIVEAGAMAAMDQHIKLQSKLRGGLGRSLMRMVAGESLFLSEFTAQQRAGQLYISPGVPGDIQHYYLEPGRALFMQSAGFVACAPTVELQTKFQGLAKGFFSGESFFLVKAVGQGDIWFSSYGAIVEIPIEGGYIIDTGYIVAFEDTLDYRVEVLGGLSLRGLGVAIFGGEGLVCRFRGQGRAWIQSRELSNLINFLNPYRPKRND from the coding sequence ATGGTTTTTACCACCGATGAACGGGCTGACTACGAGTTTAGGATTGAGCATTCCCCTGCCTATGCCAGTCTGATAGTTAACCTCAAAGCCAACCAGAAAATCATTGTGGAAGCGGGGGCAATGGCGGCAATGGACCAACACATCAAGCTGCAATCTAAGCTGCGGGGCGGGCTGGGGCGGAGCCTAATGCGTATGGTGGCAGGGGAGTCCCTCTTCCTCAGCGAGTTTACGGCTCAACAGCGGGCAGGGCAGTTGTACATTTCCCCTGGCGTACCTGGTGATATTCAACACTACTACCTTGAACCTGGTAGAGCTTTATTCATGCAATCAGCGGGCTTTGTCGCCTGTGCTCCCACTGTAGAATTACAGACGAAGTTCCAGGGCTTAGCCAAGGGTTTTTTTAGTGGCGAATCCTTCTTTCTGGTGAAAGCCGTAGGGCAAGGAGACATCTGGTTTAGTTCCTACGGTGCCATTGTAGAAATTCCCATCGAAGGTGGCTATATCATTGACACAGGTTATATCGTTGCCTTTGAAGATACCCTAGACTACAGGGTAGAGGTGCTAGGGGGTTTATCTCTACGCGGTCTGGGTGTTGCTATTTTCGGGGGAGAAGGTCTAGTCTGTCGCTTTCGTGGGCAGGGACGCGCCTGGATTCAGTCCCGTGAACTGTCTAACTTGATTAATTTCCTCAATCCCTACCGCCCCAAGCGCAATGACTAA
- a CDS encoding NAD(P)H-quinone oxidoreductase subunit F — translation MQGWIDTIWLVPIYSLVGAGLSLIWSPAVTRRTGPRPAGYVNILMTLLAWLHSTIALVGIWGKPSQFFAFPWFSVAGLDFTFDIEVSPVTIGAMVVVTGINLLAQIYAVGYMEMDWAWARFYALLAFFEAGMCALSLCDSLFFSYVILEILTLGTYLLVGMWYNQSLVVTGARDAFLTKRVGDLLLLMGVVSLFPLTGTWNFHLLADWAAKAQVNPVLITLVLLGLIAGPMGKCAQFPLHLWLDEAMEGPLPSTILRNGVVVLTGAWVLAKIHPLLELSVVAQQVTIAVGAATALGTVLIEIGQIDAKRALSYLVSTYMGLIFIAVGTGSMESAYLLMLSNSLGASLLVMALGSIISNNITQDLTLLGGLWTRRPISGLSFLVGIVGLGALPPFCGFWGLASLFQSLQAIRPGLATLVLVINGLLVFGLVRVFGLVWGGKPKQMTERSVEPLWLMVLPMTVGAGIVLHTPQLLTVMGLIKWTELPTSWPLILSSLVGVLAGSYIYLNDGISKPIVLPNRTVQDFFTYDFYTPQLYKLTIVGLVDIFSRLMYWFDRFFVDGLGNLFGIATILSGESLKYSTFGQFQLYVLTMLVGVALLVFLVFNS, via the coding sequence ATGCAAGGTTGGATAGATACAATTTGGTTAGTGCCCATTTATTCTTTGGTGGGGGCAGGGTTATCCCTGATATGGTCTCCTGCCGTTACGCGGCGGACGGGCCCTCGACCGGCGGGGTATGTCAATATACTGATGACACTTTTGGCTTGGTTGCACAGCACGATCGCTCTCGTTGGTATTTGGGGCAAGCCCAGTCAATTTTTTGCTTTTCCTTGGTTTTCCGTAGCGGGTTTGGATTTTACGTTTGATATTGAAGTCTCGCCTGTAACTATAGGAGCGATGGTGGTGGTTACAGGGATTAACCTGCTTGCTCAGATTTATGCTGTTGGCTACATGGAGATGGACTGGGCTTGGGCAAGGTTTTACGCCCTCCTAGCTTTTTTTGAGGCGGGGATGTGCGCTTTATCTTTGTGCGACTCCCTCTTCTTTAGTTACGTCATCCTGGAGATTCTCACATTAGGCACCTATCTTTTGGTCGGAATGTGGTACAACCAAAGCCTAGTGGTGACAGGGGCAAGGGATGCTTTTCTCACCAAGCGGGTAGGGGATTTATTGCTATTGATGGGAGTGGTAAGTTTGTTTCCCCTGACTGGGACATGGAACTTTCACTTATTGGCTGATTGGGCGGCGAAAGCCCAGGTGAATCCCGTTTTAATTACTTTGGTTTTACTGGGGCTAATAGCAGGGCCAATGGGTAAGTGCGCCCAGTTTCCCCTGCATTTGTGGTTGGATGAGGCGATGGAAGGCCCTCTGCCCAGCACGATTTTGCGTAATGGCGTAGTTGTACTGACAGGGGCTTGGGTGTTAGCGAAAATTCACCCTTTGTTGGAGCTTTCGGTGGTGGCGCAGCAGGTGACGATCGCTGTTGGTGCGGCTACGGCTTTGGGGACGGTTTTGATTGAGATTGGTCAGATTGATGCTAAGCGTGCTCTTTCTTACCTGGTCAGCACCTACATGGGGCTGATTTTTATTGCTGTGGGCACAGGTTCAATGGAGAGTGCCTATTTGTTGATGCTATCCAACTCTCTGGGCGCTAGCTTATTGGTGATGGCATTGGGTAGCATAATCTCTAATAACATTACCCAAGATTTGACCCTACTGGGTGGTCTCTGGACCCGTCGTCCTATCTCAGGTCTGTCATTTTTGGTGGGCATTGTGGGCTTAGGTGCTTTACCACCGTTCTGTGGGTTTTGGGGTCTTGCTTCTCTGTTTCAGTCTTTGCAGGCAATTCGTCCTGGCCTGGCAACTCTGGTATTGGTGATCAATGGTCTTTTAGTTTTTGGTCTGGTAAGGGTATTTGGTCTAGTTTGGGGTGGTAAACCAAAACAGATGACGGAACGATCGGTGGAACCTCTGTGGCTAATGGTTTTACCTATGACCGTGGGGGCAGGGATTGTCTTGCATACACCCCAATTATTGACTGTTATGGGTTTAATCAAATGGACAGAGCTACCTACTAGTTGGCCGCTGATCCTGTCTTCCTTGGTAGGTGTATTGGCTGGTAGTTATATTTACCTCAACGATGGCATTAGCAAACCGATCGTTTTACCAAACAGAACCGTACAAGACTTTTTCACCTACGATTTTTACACACCTCAGTTATACAAGCTAACAATTGTAGGGCTAGTCGATATTTTTTCACGGCTGATGTATTGGTTCGATCGGTTCTTCGTTGATGGTCTGGGCAATTTATTTGGCATAGCGACAATCCTCAGCGGCGAAAGCTTGAAATATAGTACGTTTGGTCAATTCCAGTTGTATGTACTGACAATGCTGGTGGGAGTTGCTCTGCTGGTGTTTCTCGTCTTTAATAGTTAA
- a CDS encoding CO2 hydration protein — translation MPSTLIEPVTKLPPANHPFADIIHRLERGGSMLPDTEENLMQIIGLYKAYAIPMDFYWRDLLYIAERVFLDPLPAFKYFLPKEYLELANHYAGDNADLRIWRGYATAHQELLEFMDKGELKARIPKLFHHLYHDRINMEFAEECMRAMFWHRNMGGLLEPYMDSEEYKQNADRAIRAYFRDNPIMLGLYKLFPDMFIEQCRQATMYSVLGLFWEVMCPVFLEMSDIYDEGGFKGVPDAMNFLVNGIFAIAGRPIYHRVYIRGEWYDIVPKSKGFTWLYEAAFPYVEAVFYRTSPFRGTKSYNAQAREVPDDQNDFHYGILYADKFPVASAGIPPTLLHQDMYHFLPKYLVDYYQKFCRGADDMLIQLGVSFQRSMYNVTSAVIQAGRAAFLYPLDDPNPRHLWANRYYFQGQLNRFANPKYGMDKAARLLAVQSQDYR, via the coding sequence ATGCCTAGCACTTTAATTGAACCTGTAACTAAGCTACCCCCTGCTAATCATCCCTTTGCCGACATTATTCATCGCTTGGAGCGGGGAGGATCGATGTTGCCCGACACAGAAGAAAACCTGATGCAAATTATTGGCCTGTACAAAGCCTATGCTATCCCCATGGATTTCTACTGGCGGGATTTACTCTACATTGCGGAAAGGGTTTTCCTCGATCCTCTACCTGCTTTTAAGTACTTTCTGCCCAAGGAATATTTGGAATTGGCTAATCACTACGCAGGCGACAATGCTGATCTGCGTATCTGGCGGGGCTATGCGACAGCGCACCAGGAACTACTAGAGTTTATGGACAAGGGGGAATTAAAAGCCAGAATCCCTAAACTCTTCCATCACCTCTATCACGATCGCATCAACATGGAATTTGCGGAAGAGTGTATGCGGGCAATGTTCTGGCATCGCAACATGGGGGGATTACTGGAACCCTACATGGACTCGGAGGAATACAAACAGAATGCCGATCGGGCGATTAGGGCTTATTTCCGCGACAATCCGATTATGCTGGGGCTATATAAGTTGTTCCCAGATATGTTTATAGAGCAATGTCGCCAGGCGACTATGTATTCAGTTTTAGGGCTATTCTGGGAAGTAATGTGCCCTGTATTTTTGGAGATGTCCGATATTTACGATGAGGGTGGATTTAAGGGCGTACCTGATGCTATGAATTTCCTGGTCAATGGTATTTTTGCTATTGCTGGTCGTCCTATTTATCATCGTGTCTATATCAGGGGTGAATGGTATGATATTGTGCCCAAATCAAAGGGATTTACCTGGCTCTATGAAGCTGCCTTTCCCTATGTAGAAGCAGTGTTCTATCGCACTTCTCCTTTCCGAGGAACGAAGTCCTACAATGCCCAAGCGAGGGAAGTCCCTGATGATCAAAATGATTTCCACTATGGCATTTTATATGCCGATAAATTCCCTGTTGCCTCTGCTGGGATTCCCCCTACACTTCTACACCAGGATATGTATCACTTCCTACCTAAATACCTGGTGGATTACTATCAAAAATTCTGCCGTGGTGCTGATGATATGCTAATTCAATTGGGAGTTAGCTTTCAGCGATCGATGTATAATGTAACCTCAGCAGTAATTCAGGCAGGGCGGGCAGCATTTCTCTATCCCCTGGACGACCCCAATCCTCGGCACTTGTGGGCAAATCGCTACTATTTCCAGGGACAATTGAATCGCTTTGCTAATCCTAAGTATGGCATGGACAAGGCGGCAAGATTATTAGCAGTGCAATCCCAAGATTATCGTTAG
- the trxA gene encoding thioredoxin yields the protein MAIKKQFSSFAELLQSSPLPILVDFYAPWCGPCQLMAPILEKVGAQVRDKVQIVKINTDQYPDIASQYHVRALPTFIIFRDGKPIERFEGAMTADQLLDKLKRL from the coding sequence ATGGCCATAAAAAAACAATTCAGCAGCTTTGCGGAACTACTACAATCTTCTCCCCTACCAATTTTGGTGGATTTTTATGCTCCCTGGTGTGGGCCCTGTCAGTTAATGGCACCAATTTTGGAAAAGGTGGGGGCACAGGTGCGCGACAAGGTACAAATTGTTAAAATTAATACCGACCAATACCCAGATATTGCCTCCCAATACCATGTGCGAGCACTGCCTACTTTTATTATTTTCAGAGATGGCAAACCGATCGAGCGTTTTGAAGGGGCAATGACTGCTGACCAACTCCTCGACAAGCTAAAAAGATTGTAA
- a CDS encoding permease, which produces MNFAVWQSAFTLFLSLLVESFPFLLLGVLLSSTLLLFIDEGKLTRILPKHPLWGAIVGSLIGFLFPVCECGNVPVARRLIMQGIPPSVCIAFLLAAPTLNPVVIWATWTAFRDQPEVVLWRVGLSFGIATAIAWIFSVQQDLRPFLHPAVSRSLFIPAPDGLSGTYFLGESQPLALTDWGVRRRQNRWALFWDNTVGELRELGGVLVLGSALAAIIQVIVPREIILELGQGPVSSIVAMMTLAGVVSICSTVDAFFALSFASTFTTGSLLAFLVFGPMIDLKAIGLLLTLFRRRAIIYLFLLAGQMTFLAAMFINLRLS; this is translated from the coding sequence ATGAACTTTGCTGTGTGGCAGAGTGCCTTCACCCTGTTTTTAAGTCTATTGGTGGAGTCTTTCCCTTTTTTACTCCTGGGGGTGTTATTGTCTAGCACCCTCTTGTTATTTATTGATGAAGGGAAGTTAACTCGTATCCTACCCAAACATCCTCTGTGGGGCGCGATCGTTGGCAGTTTAATTGGTTTTCTCTTTCCTGTCTGCGAGTGCGGCAATGTGCCTGTAGCTAGGCGGTTAATTATGCAAGGAATTCCTCCCTCTGTCTGCATTGCTTTTTTGTTGGCTGCTCCTACCCTCAATCCTGTGGTAATCTGGGCAACGTGGACAGCTTTCCGTGACCAACCAGAGGTAGTACTATGGCGAGTCGGTCTGTCTTTTGGCATTGCTACTGCCATCGCCTGGATTTTCAGTGTGCAACAGGATTTGCGTCCGTTTTTACATCCTGCGGTCAGCCGGTCCCTATTCATTCCTGCTCCTGATGGTTTGAGTGGCACTTATTTTTTAGGGGAATCACAGCCTTTGGCACTGACGGACTGGGGTGTGAGGAGAAGACAGAACAGGTGGGCTTTGTTTTGGGATAACACAGTAGGAGAACTGCGAGAACTGGGGGGAGTTTTGGTATTGGGCAGTGCTCTAGCTGCCATAATTCAAGTAATCGTGCCCAGGGAGATAATCTTGGAGCTGGGTCAGGGTCCTGTCAGTTCCATCGTGGCAATGATGACTTTGGCAGGTGTAGTGTCTATCTGTTCCACGGTAGATGCTTTCTTTGCTCTGTCTTTTGCTTCTACATTTACGACAGGTTCTCTATTGGCATTTTTGGTATTTGGCCCCATGATTGATCTGAAGGCTATTGGCTTATTGTTAACTCTCTTTCGCAGACGAGCTATTATTTATCTTTTCTTGCTAGCAGGACAGATGACTTTCCTAGCTGCTATGTTTATTAATCTTAGATTGAGCTAG
- a CDS encoding NADH-quinone oxidoreductase subunit M → MLSALIWLPTIGALITGLCQVKWARVSAIIVSSIVLFLDILLLRQFNLGDGGFQFSENLPWLANIGLNYTLGMDGLSLPLVVLNGLLTWLVLCFDREVKERSRLFYTLILLIHAGISGAILSLNTLLFSLFYELELVPLYLVIAIWGGKQKNYAAIKFLIFTAVSGILILAGFLALAWIAPSPEPVFDYQDLQSLSLPLSTQIILLLFLLVGFAIKAPFVPFHTWLPDSYVESATPVVMMLGGVVAKLGTYGLFRFCVGLFPDAWSLLSPWIALWAGLGILYGAVTAIAQKDIKRMVAYSSIGHMSYVLLAAAATTPLSLVGGIAQMVSHGLILSLLFNLVGIIEKKVGTRELDVLNGLLNPLRGFPTVSALLILGGMASAGIPGMMGFIAEFLVFQGSFSKFPLPTLLAILGTGLTAVYFVILLNRTCFGKLDNKTAYYPKVLGSERIPAFVLAFLIVFLGVQPKWLVTWSETTAAQISQEMPTVKLAEVTNFLQ, encoded by the coding sequence GTGTTAAGCGCTCTAATTTGGCTGCCAACAATTGGTGCTCTCATTACTGGTTTGTGCCAGGTCAAATGGGCAAGAGTGAGTGCTATTATCGTCAGCTCGATCGTCCTGTTTTTGGATATATTACTCCTCAGGCAGTTTAATCTGGGGGATGGTGGGTTCCAGTTCAGTGAAAATCTGCCCTGGTTGGCGAACATAGGTTTGAATTACACCCTGGGCATGGACGGTCTATCTTTGCCCCTAGTAGTGCTCAATGGGCTGTTGACCTGGCTAGTGCTCTGTTTCGATCGGGAGGTAAAAGAACGATCGCGGTTATTCTACACATTAATTCTTTTGATTCACGCTGGCATTAGCGGTGCTATCTTGTCTTTGAACACTCTATTATTCTCTCTCTTCTACGAGCTGGAGTTGGTTCCTCTCTATCTTGTCATAGCAATTTGGGGCGGCAAGCAAAAGAATTATGCTGCCATTAAGTTTTTGATTTTTACAGCGGTATCAGGCATTCTAATTCTGGCAGGATTTCTGGCTCTAGCTTGGATAGCGCCAAGTCCTGAACCTGTATTTGACTATCAAGACTTGCAATCCCTATCTCTGCCTCTTTCTACCCAGATTATTCTACTGCTGTTTTTGTTAGTTGGTTTTGCGATCAAAGCTCCGTTTGTGCCTTTTCACACCTGGCTACCTGACAGCTATGTGGAATCTGCTACCCCTGTGGTAATGATGTTGGGGGGCGTGGTGGCTAAGCTGGGCACCTATGGTCTCTTTCGGTTTTGCGTCGGTCTGTTTCCTGATGCCTGGTCGTTGTTATCTCCCTGGATCGCCCTATGGGCAGGTTTAGGTATCTTGTACGGTGCGGTTACAGCGATCGCCCAGAAGGACATCAAGAGGATGGTTGCCTACAGTTCGATCGGGCACATGAGTTATGTGCTACTAGCAGCAGCAGCGACAACGCCTTTGAGTCTGGTAGGTGGTATTGCTCAGATGGTCAGCCATGGTTTGATTTTGTCCCTTTTGTTTAACTTAGTGGGCATAATTGAGAAGAAAGTGGGGACAAGAGAGTTAGACGTATTGAATGGTTTGTTAAATCCGCTGCGGGGTTTTCCTACCGTCAGTGCTCTCCTGATTCTGGGGGGTATGGCAAGTGCTGGCATTCCTGGCATGATGGGCTTCATTGCGGAATTTCTTGTCTTTCAAGGCAGTTTCAGCAAGTTTCCTTTACCGACTTTACTAGCAATTTTAGGCACGGGTTTAACAGCTGTTTATTTCGTCATCCTCCTGAACCGCACCTGTTTTGGCAAGTTAGATAACAAGACAGCTTACTATCCCAAAGTTTTGGGCAGCGAAAGAATACCAGCTTTCGTTTTAGCGTTTCTGATTGTCTTTTTAGGTGTCCAACCAAAGTGGTTAGTAACTTGGAGTGAAACTACAGCAGCCCAAATCAGTCAGGAAATGCCCACTGTTAAGTTGGCAGAGGTTACTAATTTTTTACAATAA
- a CDS encoding DNA-3-methyladenine glycosylase, which translates to MDEKITDFLCRPASVVAPELLGWRLGRAIGGEIYYGTIVEVEAYEANDPACHGYQKKTERNQAIFGVPGSVYVYLIYGIYHCLNIVTDQEGICSAVLVRAIALDRIPPWCQDDKPHRVGAGPGKLCRALKIDRALDGVLLHPDHHLWLEPPIKQVEIETIVQTTRIGITKGVDIPWRWYIANHRSVSKK; encoded by the coding sequence GTGGACGAAAAAATAACGGACTTTCTCTGTCGTCCTGCTTCTGTCGTTGCCCCTGAACTGTTAGGGTGGCGTTTAGGGCGGGCAATCGGGGGTGAAATCTACTACGGCACGATCGTGGAGGTGGAAGCTTATGAGGCTAACGACCCCGCTTGTCATGGCTACCAAAAAAAGACGGAACGAAATCAAGCTATCTTTGGTGTTCCTGGTTCTGTCTATGTTTATCTTATTTACGGCATTTATCACTGCTTGAATATCGTCACTGACCAAGAGGGTATCTGCAGTGCGGTTTTGGTGCGCGCGATCGCACTCGATCGGATTCCCCCCTGGTGCCAAGATGACAAACCCCATCGCGTGGGGGCCGGGCCCGGAAAACTCTGCCGTGCCCTAAAGATCGATCGTGCCTTGGACGGTGTTTTGCTGCATCCTGACCATCATCTCTGGTTGGAACCACCGATAAAACAGGTAGAGATAGAAACGATCGTGCAAACTACTCGCATTGGCATCACAAAGGGAGTAGACATCCCTTGGCGCTGGTATATTGCCAACCACAGGTCAGTTAGTAAGAAATAA
- a CDS encoding fasciclin domain-containing protein has product MATIVDIAVGNPDFSTLVTAVSAANLVDALNSPGPFTVFAPINKAFEKLPPGTITTLVQNIPQLSRILTYHVAAGRYTKNDLRGRESIPSLEGTPIDLYITEDEFEVNNATVIAADIVADNGVIHVIDTVILMRPHWFHPIMRWGKEGIKFDAVVS; this is encoded by the coding sequence ATGGCAACGATCGTGGATATTGCGGTTGGTAACCCTGATTTTAGTACCCTAGTTACGGCAGTTTCGGCAGCTAACTTAGTAGATGCTCTTAATAGTCCGGGTCCCTTTACTGTATTTGCGCCCATCAATAAAGCCTTTGAAAAATTGCCCCCTGGTACTATCACAACTCTAGTGCAAAACATTCCCCAGCTTAGTCGTATTCTCACCTATCATGTGGCTGCAGGTAGATATACAAAAAATGATTTGCGGGGGCGAGAGTCTATCCCTTCCCTAGAGGGCACACCGATCGATCTTTACATCACAGAGGATGAGTTTGAGGTAAATAATGCTACTGTGATTGCGGCGGATATTGTCGCAGATAATGGGGTGATTCATGTGATCGATACGGTGATTTTAATGCGTCCCCACTGGTTCCATCCGATTATGCGCTGGGGCAAGGAAGGTATCAAATTTGATGCTGTTGTGTCATAG